In Desulfotignum phosphitoxidans DSM 13687, one genomic interval encodes:
- a CDS encoding ATP-binding cassette domain-containing protein, protein MDEKLYLYSVTKIFNKGDFNEVCALKRVDLKFCAGENVIISGHNGSGKSTLLNLIDGRIAPTNGKIFVDGRDITDLSIHKRAKFVYRLFQDSTHGVIPLGTIRENMDIALGRNSARSWFKPALCRGNDDFFSEVMGAYRPELADKLDKKVFTLSPGERQALILALLKLQTNSSSQILLADEPTASLDPTLSEKCIAIISEYASRGWLCLTITHDSKIIKEHGGRLIDFKNGSVFSDTDRKEKNGGYVK, encoded by the coding sequence ATGGACGAAAAACTCTACCTATATTCAGTAACTAAGATTTTTAACAAAGGTGATTTTAACGAAGTCTGCGCCCTCAAAAGAGTAGATCTGAAATTTTGCGCAGGTGAAAATGTCATCATATCGGGTCACAACGGGTCGGGAAAAAGTACCTTGCTTAATCTAATAGATGGCAGAATCGCTCCGACAAATGGCAAGATTTTCGTTGATGGAAGGGATATTACTGATCTTTCCATCCATAAAAGGGCCAAATTCGTATACCGCCTTTTTCAGGACAGCACCCATGGGGTGATACCGCTCGGGACCATTCGTGAAAATATGGATATCGCATTGGGACGTAATTCTGCAAGAAGTTGGTTCAAGCCGGCATTGTGCAGGGGGAATGATGACTTTTTCAGCGAAGTGATGGGCGCATACCGACCCGAACTGGCCGACAAACTCGATAAAAAGGTATTTACATTAAGCCCGGGGGAACGGCAGGCGCTGATTCTTGCCCTGCTGAAGCTTCAGACCAATTCAAGCTCTCAAATTCTTCTGGCGGACGAGCCTACTGCCTCCCTGGACCCGACACTCTCAGAAAAGTGTATTGCCATCATATCGGAATATGCCTCCAGAGGATGGTTGTGCCTCACGATTACCCATGACTCAAAAATTATAAAAGAGCATGGGGGGCGTTTGATAGATTTTAAAAACGGGTCGGTCTTTTCGGATACAGATAGAAAGGAAAAAAATGGCGGATACGTCAAGTAG